In a single window of the Sylvia atricapilla isolate bSylAtr1 chromosome 20, bSylAtr1.pri, whole genome shotgun sequence genome:
- the IFT22 gene encoding intraflagellar transport protein 22 homolog: MLRAKVLLVGPRESGKSVLANFVSESTEGICSYSPTQGVRILEYEKPNLNGNNKGAGCRLELWDCSGDQKFETCWPALMKDSHGVIIIFNPELPSHLKEIEMWYSCFVQQQPLLDSQCLLVAHHKPGSAGDTENLSLAYPLNKLKLIHSNLEEDPEDVRMEFIKYFRSIITIINESREREEMSIIS; this comes from the exons ATGCTGAGGGccaaggtgctgctggtggggcCCCGGGAG TCTGGAAAGTCGGTGTTGGCAAACTTCGTGTCCGAGAGCACGGAAGGGATCTGCAGCTACAGCCCGACGCAGGGGGTGAG GATCCTGGAGTATGAGAAGCCAAACCTCAATGGCAACAACAAGGGCGCTGGGTGTCGACTCGAGCTGTGGGATTGCAGTGGTGATCAAAA GTTTGAAACATGCTGGCCAGCTCTGATGAAGGACTCCCATGgtgtaataataattttcaaccCTGAGCTGCCCAGCCACCTGAAAGAAATCGAGATGTGGTACTCGTGCTtcgtgcagcagcagccactgctggacAGTCAGTGTCTCCTGGTGGCACATCACAAGCCAGGCAGTGCAGGGGACACAGAAAACCTGTCCTTGG ctTATCCACTGAACAAGCTAAAATTGATACATTCCAACTTGGAGGAAGATCCCGAAGATGTTCGGATGGAATTTATCAAGTACTTCAGAAGCATTATCACCATAATAaatgagagcagagagagggaagaaatgtCAATTATCTCataa